A window from Vigna angularis cultivar LongXiaoDou No.4 chromosome 7, ASM1680809v1, whole genome shotgun sequence encodes these proteins:
- the LOC108337614 gene encoding protein BIG GRAIN 1-like B: MYNLDKPQRDDENKPLTPSFSTTLLDQIYRSIDEGERKNGETKFYRHTTMSTTKKQSSRGNSKSMDADIKYVGAKTDKKKVHRDEDALFFSSTSVSSDSSFGFSSSDNESISRESCLAPRARLVGGSASFRSERYGIRVFEGLCRNSHTSEERHVAVRDEEMLIKSKSRALKIYNNLKKVKQPISPGGRVTSFLNSLFANTKKTSSRSCGEVQHTSSSSSSSSTSSSSYYSSTCSSTSSLSRSCLSKTMSSGRERMRSGVKQTVRFYPVSVIVGEDSRPCGHKRLCEEEEASRGFLREYRQNPKKSNDLVLKELSLRSKVDYEDDDDDDASSYASSDLFELDHLAVFGSERYCEELPVYETTHVGTNRAIANGLIV; this comes from the coding sequence ATGTACAACTTAGACAAGCCACAGAGAGACGATGAAAACAAGCCACTAACCCCATCTTTCTCTACCACTCTCCTTGACCAAATCTACCGTTCCATCGAcgagggagagagaaaaaacGGCGAAACCAAGTTCTACAGACACACAACAATGAGCACCACCAAGAAACAGAGCAGTAGGGGCAATTCGAAATCCATGGATGCGGATATAAAATATGTCGGCGCCAAAACCGACAAAAAAAAAGTGCACCGCGACGAGGATGCTTTGTTCTTCAGCTCCACCTCGGTTTCCTCGGATTCCAGCTTTGGATTCTCTTCCTCCGACAACGAATCCATCTCGCGCGAATCGTGTCTCGCGCCGCGCGCCAGGCTCGTGGGCGGGAGCGCGTCGTTCCGGTCTGAGAGATACGGGATTCGCGTGTTCGAGGGTTTGTGTCGGAACTCCCACACCTCTGAGGAGCGACACGTGGCGGTTCGCGACGAGGAGATGCTGATAAAATCCAAGTCCCGGGCGTTGAAGATTTACAACAACCTTAAAAAAGTGAAACAACCGATTTCTCCTGGTGGTCGTGTCACGAGTTTCCTCAACTCGCTCTTCGCCAACACTAAGAAAACAAGCTCCCGCTCCTGCGGCGAAGTGCAGCAcacttcatcatcatcatcatcatcatccacctcttcctcttcctacTATTCCTCTACATGCTCTTCTACTTCCTCATTGTCCAGGTCATGTTTGAGCAAAACCATGTCTTCAGGAAGAGAGAGGATGCGCAGTGGGGTGAAGCAAACAGTGCGATTTTACCCCGTGAGTGTGATCGTCGGTGAAGATAGTCGACCCTGTGGGCACAAACGTTTGTGTGAAGAGGAAGAAGCTTCAAGAGGGTTCTTGAGAGAGTACCGACAAAACCCGAAGAAGAGCAATGATTTGGTTTTGAAGGAGTTGTCCTTGAGGAGTAAAGTTGATTACGAGGATGACGACGATGATGATGCGTCGAGTTATGCAAGTTCGGATCTCTTTGAGCTTGATCATTTGGCAGTGTTTGGAAGTGAAAGGTACTGTGAGGAGCTTCCAGTGTATGAAACCACCCATGTTGGTACTAACCGCGCCATTGCTAATGGCCTCATAGTGTAA